From Populus trichocarpa isolate Nisqually-1 chromosome 19, P.trichocarpa_v4.1, whole genome shotgun sequence, a single genomic window includes:
- the LOC18108185 gene encoding probable methyltransferase TCM_000331 isoform X2, protein MVVESVLCMNPGDGETSYAKNSFLQKAVLSKARPILEDTIKDMFSTALPTCFKLADLGCSSGPNTLLFVSEIMDVVYELCQQQNCKLPEFQVFLNDLPGNDFNTVFKSLPFFYEKFGEEKGDLYGQRCYISGVPGSFYHRLFPSKSLHFFHSSYSLHWLSKVPEGISDNKGNIYMAKASPPNVFKAYLEQFQKDFSLFLRLRSEEIIQGGRVVLTFLGRSIDDPRSKDCCLFWELLAKSLLDLAAKGLVVEADIDTFNLPYYNPYEGEVREIIEMEGSFDINKLETFAINWDANDDISNKNFVFDKDQCGRNVANIVRAVAEPMLVSHFGDEIMDELFKRYAEHVGEHLCVEKTKHINIVLTMTKKE, encoded by the exons AAAGCAGTGCTATCAAAAGCTAGGCCAATCCTAGAAGATACCATCAAGGACATGTTCAGCACCGCCCTTCCCACTTGCTTCAAACTAGCAGACTTGGGCTGCTCTTCAGGACCCAATACTCTCTTGTTCGTTTCTGAAATCATGGACGTCGTTTATGAGCTTTGCCAACAACAGAACTGTAAACTGCCCGAATTTCAGGTGTTTCTGAATGACCTTCCAGGGAATGATTTCAATACTGTTTTCAAGTCGCTGCCATTTTTCTACGAGAAGTTcggagaagaaaagggagacTTGTATGGACAGCGCTGTTACATATCAGGAGTACCTGGTTCTTTCTATCACAGGCTCTTCCCAAGCAAGAGTTTGCATTTCTTTCATTCCTCTTACAGCCTACACTGGCTTTCTAAG GTGCCAGAAGGTATATCAGATAACAAGGGAAACATATACATGGCAAAGGCAAGTCCTCCTAATGTATTTAAAGCTTACCTGGAGCAATTCCAGAAGGATTTCTCCTTGTTTCTACGCTTACGCTCAGAGGAAATAATACAAGGAGGACGTGTAGTTCTTACATTCCTCGGCAGGAGTATTGACGATCCAAGAAGCAAAGATTGCTGTCTTTTTTGGGAGCTGCTAGCAAAGTCACTGCTAGACTTGGCAGCAAAG GGACTTGTTGTAGAGGCCGATATTGATACCTTCAATCTGCCATATTATAATCCTTACGAAGGAGAAGTGAGGGAAATTATCGAAATGGAGGGATCATTCGATATTAACAAGCTAGAAACGTTTGCTATTAACTGGGATGCTAATGATGATATCAGCAACAAAAATTTTGTGTTTGACAAGGACCAATGTGGACGAAATGTGGCAAATATTGTAAGAGCAGTTGCAGAACCGATGTTGGTTAGTCATTTTGGAGATGAAATAATGGATGAATTGTTCAAGAGGTACGCAGAGCATGTAGGTGAACATCTGTGCGTGGAGAAGACAAAACACATAAACATAGTCCTCACAATGACAAAGAAGGAGTAG
- the LOC18108185 gene encoding probable methyltransferase TCM_000331 isoform X3 yields MMVESVLCMNPGDGETSYAKNSFLQKAVLSKARPILEDTIKDMFSTALPTCFKLADLGCSSGPNTLLFVSEIMDVVYELCQQQNCKLPEFQVFLNDLPGNDFNTVFKSLPFFYEKFGEEKGDLYGQRCYISGVPGSFYHRLFPSKSLHFFHSSYSLHWLSKVPEGISDNKGNIYMAKASPPNVFKAYLEQFQKDFSLFLRLRSEEIIQGGRVVLTFLGRSIDDPRSKDCCLFWELLAKSLLDLAAKGLVVEADIDTFNLPYYNPYEGEVREIIEMEGSFDINKLETFAINWDANDDISNKNFVFDKDQCGRNVANIVRAVAEPMLVSHFGDEIMDELFKRYAEHVGEHLCVEKTKHINIVLTMTKKE; encoded by the exons AAAGCAGTGCTATCAAAAGCTAGGCCAATCCTAGAAGATACCATCAAGGACATGTTCAGCACCGCCCTTCCCACTTGCTTCAAACTAGCAGACTTGGGCTGCTCTTCAGGACCCAATACTCTCTTGTTCGTTTCTGAAATCATGGACGTCGTTTATGAGCTTTGCCAACAACAGAACTGTAAACTGCCCGAATTTCAGGTGTTTCTGAATGACCTTCCAGGGAATGATTTCAATACTGTTTTCAAGTCGCTGCCATTTTTCTACGAGAAGTTcggagaagaaaagggagacTTGTATGGACAGCGCTGTTACATATCAGGAGTACCTGGTTCTTTCTATCACAGGCTCTTCCCAAGCAAGAGTTTGCATTTCTTTCATTCCTCTTACAGCCTACACTGGCTTTCTAAG GTGCCAGAAGGTATATCAGATAACAAGGGAAACATATACATGGCAAAGGCAAGTCCTCCTAATGTATTTAAAGCTTACCTGGAGCAATTCCAGAAGGATTTCTCCTTGTTTCTACGCTTACGCTCAGAGGAAATAATACAAGGAGGACGTGTAGTTCTTACATTCCTCGGCAGGAGTATTGACGATCCAAGAAGCAAAGATTGCTGTCTTTTTTGGGAGCTGCTAGCAAAGTCACTGCTAGACTTGGCAGCAAAG GGACTTGTTGTAGAGGCCGATATTGATACCTTCAATCTGCCATATTATAATCCTTACGAAGGAGAAGTGAGGGAAATTATCGAAATGGAGGGATCATTCGATATTAACAAGCTAGAAACGTTTGCTATTAACTGGGATGCTAATGATGATATCAGCAACAAAAATTTTGTGTTTGACAAGGACCAATGTGGACGAAATGTGGCAAATATTGTAAGAGCAGTTGCAGAACCGATGTTGGTTAGTCATTTTGGAGATGAAATAATGGATGAATTGTTCAAGAGGTACGCAGAGCATGTAGGTGAACATCTGTGCGTGGAGAAGACAAAACACATAAACATAGTCCTCACAATGACAAAGAAGGAGTAG
- the LOC18108185 gene encoding probable methyltransferase TCM_000331 isoform X5: MVVESVLCMNPGDGETSYAKNSFFQKAVLSKARPILEDTIKDMFSTALPTCFKLADLGCSSGPNTLLFVSEIMDVVYELCQQQNCKLPEFQVFLNDLPGNDFNTVFKSLPFFYEKFGEEKGDLYGQRCYISGVPGSFYHRLFPSKSLHFFHSSYSLHWLSKVPEGISDNKGNIYMAKASPPNVFKAYLEQFQKDFSLFLRLRSEEIIQGGRVVLTFLGRSIDDPRSKDCCLFWELLAKSLLDLAAKGLVVEADIDTFNLPYYNPYEGEVREIIEMEGSFDINKLETFAINWDANDDISNKNFVFDKDQCGRNVANIVRAVAEPMLVSHFGDEIMDELFKRYAEHVGEHLCVEKTKHINIVLTMTKKE, translated from the exons AAAGCAGTGCTATCAAAAGCTAGGCCAATCCTAGAAGATACCATCAAGGACATGTTCAGCACCGCCCTTCCCACTTGCTTCAAACTAGCAGACTTGGGCTGCTCTTCAGGACCCAATACTCTCTTGTTCGTTTCTGAAATCATGGACGTCGTTTATGAGCTTTGCCAACAACAGAACTGTAAACTGCCCGAATTTCAGGTGTTTCTGAATGACCTTCCAGGGAATGATTTCAATACTGTTTTCAAGTCGCTGCCATTTTTCTACGAGAAGTTcggagaagaaaagggagacTTGTATGGACAGCGCTGTTACATATCAGGAGTACCTGGTTCTTTCTATCACAGGCTCTTCCCAAGCAAGAGTTTGCATTTCTTTCATTCCTCTTACAGCCTACACTGGCTTTCTAAG GTGCCAGAAGGTATATCAGATAACAAGGGAAACATATACATGGCAAAGGCAAGTCCTCCTAATGTATTTAAAGCTTACCTGGAGCAATTCCAGAAGGATTTCTCCTTGTTTCTACGCTTACGCTCAGAGGAAATAATACAAGGAGGACGTGTAGTTCTTACATTCCTCGGCAGGAGTATTGACGATCCAAGAAGCAAAGATTGCTGTCTTTTTTGGGAGCTGCTAGCAAAGTCACTGCTAGACTTGGCAGCAAAG GGACTTGTTGTAGAGGCCGATATTGATACCTTCAATCTGCCATATTATAATCCTTACGAAGGAGAAGTGAGGGAAATTATCGAAATGGAGGGATCATTCGATATTAACAAGCTAGAAACGTTTGCTATTAACTGGGATGCTAATGATGATATCAGCAACAAAAATTTTGTGTTTGACAAGGACCAATGTGGACGAAATGTGGCAAATATTGTAAGAGCAGTTGCAGAACCGATGTTGGTTAGTCATTTTGGAGATGAAATAATGGATGAATTGTTCAAGAGGTACGCAGAGCATGTAGGTGAACATCTGTGCGTGGAGAAGACAAAACACATAAACATAGTCCTCACAATGACAAAGAAGGAGTAG
- the LOC18108185 gene encoding probable methyltransferase TCM_000331 isoform X1, giving the protein MVVESVLCMNPGDGETSYAKNSFFQKAVLSKARPILEDTIKDMFSTALPTCFKLADLGCSSGPNTLLFVSEIMDVVYELCQQQNCKLPEFQVFLNDLPGNDFNTVFKSLPFFYEKFGEEKGDLYGQRCYISGVPGSFYHRLFPSKSLHFFHSSYSLHWLSKVPEGISDNKGNIYMAKASPPNVFKAYLEQFQKDFSLFLRLRSEEIIQGGRVVLTFLGRSIDDPRSKDCCLFWELLAKSLLDLAAKGLVVEADIDTFNLPYYNPYEGEVREIIEMEGSFDINKLETFAINWDANDDISNKNFVFDKDQCGRNVANIVRAVAEPMLVSHFGDEIMDELFKRYAEHVGEHLCVEKTKHINIVLTMTKKE; this is encoded by the exons ATGGTGGTGGAAAGCGTTCTTTGCATGAATCCAGGAGATGGTGAAACCAGCTACGCCAAGAATTCATTCTttcaa AAAGCAGTGCTATCAAAAGCTAGGCCAATCCTAGAAGATACCATCAAGGACATGTTCAGCACCGCCCTTCCCACTTGCTTCAAACTAGCAGACTTGGGCTGCTCTTCAGGACCCAATACTCTCTTGTTCGTTTCTGAAATCATGGACGTCGTTTATGAGCTTTGCCAACAACAGAACTGTAAACTGCCCGAATTTCAGGTGTTTCTGAATGACCTTCCAGGGAATGATTTCAATACTGTTTTCAAGTCGCTGCCATTTTTCTACGAGAAGTTcggagaagaaaagggagacTTGTATGGACAGCGCTGTTACATATCAGGAGTACCTGGTTCTTTCTATCACAGGCTCTTCCCAAGCAAGAGTTTGCATTTCTTTCATTCCTCTTACAGCCTACACTGGCTTTCTAAG GTGCCAGAAGGTATATCAGATAACAAGGGAAACATATACATGGCAAAGGCAAGTCCTCCTAATGTATTTAAAGCTTACCTGGAGCAATTCCAGAAGGATTTCTCCTTGTTTCTACGCTTACGCTCAGAGGAAATAATACAAGGAGGACGTGTAGTTCTTACATTCCTCGGCAGGAGTATTGACGATCCAAGAAGCAAAGATTGCTGTCTTTTTTGGGAGCTGCTAGCAAAGTCACTGCTAGACTTGGCAGCAAAG GGACTTGTTGTAGAGGCCGATATTGATACCTTCAATCTGCCATATTATAATCCTTACGAAGGAGAAGTGAGGGAAATTATCGAAATGGAGGGATCATTCGATATTAACAAGCTAGAAACGTTTGCTATTAACTGGGATGCTAATGATGATATCAGCAACAAAAATTTTGTGTTTGACAAGGACCAATGTGGACGAAATGTGGCAAATATTGTAAGAGCAGTTGCAGAACCGATGTTGGTTAGTCATTTTGGAGATGAAATAATGGATGAATTGTTCAAGAGGTACGCAGAGCATGTAGGTGAACATCTGTGCGTGGAGAAGACAAAACACATAAACATAGTCCTCACAATGACAAAGAAGGAGTAG